The following proteins are co-located in the Thermosinus carboxydivorans Nor1 genome:
- the gltX gene encoding glutamate--tRNA ligase, protein MFNWLLAKKHGGKMILRIEDTDLERSSKESEENIKEALRWLGIQWDEGVDVGGPYGPYRQTERLDIYRQYTDKLIAEGKAYLCYCTDEELEAQRQAQLARGETPRYSGRCAGLTEEERRRMAAEGRKAAVRFRVPENQQIVFKDLVRGVVTFDSNGIGDFVIVKSDGIPVYNYAVVIDDALMRITHVIRAEEHLSNTPRQVLLYQALGFELPEFGHISLILGKDRTKMSKRHGATSVEQYRQLGYLPEGLVNFLALLGWSPANEREFLPLMN, encoded by the coding sequence TTGTTTAACTGGCTGCTGGCGAAAAAGCACGGCGGCAAAATGATACTGCGGATTGAGGACACCGACCTGGAACGTTCCAGCAAGGAGTCGGAAGAAAACATTAAAGAAGCGCTGCGGTGGCTGGGCATCCAGTGGGATGAAGGCGTCGACGTCGGCGGTCCTTATGGCCCATACCGTCAGACCGAGCGGCTGGATATTTACCGTCAGTATACCGACAAGTTGATCGCCGAGGGGAAAGCCTATTTATGTTATTGCACCGACGAAGAATTGGAGGCCCAGCGGCAGGCCCAGTTGGCGCGGGGCGAGACGCCGCGGTACAGTGGGCGCTGCGCTGGTCTGACCGAGGAGGAGCGCCGGCGTATGGCCGCCGAAGGTCGCAAAGCGGCGGTGCGGTTTCGTGTGCCGGAAAACCAGCAGATTGTCTTCAAGGACTTGGTGCGTGGCGTAGTTACGTTTGATTCTAACGGCATCGGCGATTTCGTCATTGTCAAGTCTGACGGCATTCCAGTATACAATTATGCGGTGGTCATTGATGATGCCTTGATGCGCATTACCCATGTCATTCGGGCCGAAGAACACCTTTCCAATACGCCGCGGCAAGTGCTGCTGTACCAGGCGCTGGGATTTGAGCTGCCTGAATTTGGGCATATTTCGCTTATCTTAGGCAAGGACCGGACGAAAATGAGCAAACGGCATGGCGCTACGTCGGTAGAGCAATATCGGCAGCTTGGCTATTTGCCGGAGGGACTGGTTAATTTCCTCGCTCTCCTGGGATGGTCGCCGGCTAATGAGCGGGAGTTTTTACCATTGATGAACTAG